One window of Agromyces rhizosphaerae genomic DNA carries:
- a CDS encoding ABC transporter substrate-binding protein, with product MQIARNRRTRAVAVAGAALLALPLAACSADSGDDSSGGDEAIELSFLIDNGEQTVSMVEALTEAYTAENPNITFDIEQRPGGGEGDNIVKTRLATGEMNDLFLYNSGSLFQALGPDQTLTNLDDQPWVADLTDDFKTVVSTDNGVYGTPIGTSMAGAALYNIPIYEELGLEVPEDWDTFIENSQAVKDAGYVPIAQTYGDTWTSQLFVLGDFGNVDTQDPSWAEEYTAGNAKYVDQPALQGFLNQQDAYEEDLFNEDFASALYDDGVRMVATGEAAVYPMLSFAVGVLQNSYSENLNDVGVFALPAQDAADTTLTMWQPAGIYIPNTTEGAKLEAVKDFMAFTVTAEGCEIQVTAGGANGPFSMTNCTLPDDVPQLVKDMQPYFDEGRTAPALEFLSPIKGPALEQITVEVGSGIRSAEDGAALYDEDVEKQAAQLGLDW from the coding sequence ATGCAGATCGCACGCAACCGGCGCACCCGCGCCGTGGCGGTGGCGGGAGCGGCCCTGCTGGCCCTTCCCCTCGCCGCATGTTCCGCCGACAGCGGTGACGACTCGAGCGGTGGCGACGAGGCCATCGAGCTCTCGTTCCTCATCGACAACGGCGAGCAGACCGTCTCGATGGTCGAGGCGCTCACCGAGGCCTACACCGCCGAGAACCCGAACATCACGTTCGACATCGAGCAGCGGCCGGGCGGCGGCGAGGGCGACAACATCGTCAAGACCCGCCTCGCGACCGGCGAGATGAACGACCTGTTCCTGTACAACTCGGGCTCGCTCTTCCAGGCGCTCGGGCCGGACCAGACGCTCACCAACCTCGACGACCAGCCCTGGGTCGCCGACCTCACCGACGACTTCAAGACGGTCGTCTCGACCGACAACGGCGTGTACGGCACGCCGATCGGCACCTCGATGGCCGGCGCCGCGCTCTACAACATCCCGATCTACGAGGAGCTCGGCCTCGAGGTCCCCGAGGACTGGGACACGTTCATCGAGAACAGCCAGGCGGTCAAGGACGCCGGCTACGTGCCGATCGCCCAGACCTACGGCGACACCTGGACGAGCCAGCTCTTCGTGCTCGGCGACTTCGGCAACGTCGACACGCAGGACCCGAGCTGGGCCGAGGAGTACACGGCGGGCAACGCCAAGTACGTCGACCAGCCGGCGCTGCAGGGCTTCCTGAACCAGCAGGACGCCTACGAGGAGGACCTCTTCAACGAGGACTTCGCCTCGGCGCTCTACGACGACGGCGTGCGCATGGTCGCGACCGGTGAGGCAGCGGTGTACCCGATGCTGAGCTTCGCGGTCGGCGTGCTGCAGAACTCGTACTCGGAGAACCTGAACGACGTCGGCGTGTTCGCACTGCCGGCACAGGACGCCGCCGACACGACGCTGACGATGTGGCAGCCCGCCGGAATCTACATTCCGAACACGACCGAGGGCGCGAAGCTCGAGGCCGTGAAGGACTTCATGGCCTTCACCGTCACCGCCGAGGGTTGCGAGATCCAGGTGACCGCGGGTGGCGCGAACGGCCCGTTCTCGATGACCAACTGCACGCTGCCCGACGACGTGCCCCAGCTGGTCAAGGACATGCAGCCCTACTTCGACGAGGGTCGCACCGCTCCGGCGCTCGAGTTCCTCTCCCCCATCAAGGGACCGGCCCTCGAGCAGATCACGGTCGAGGTCGGCTCGGGCATCCGCTCGGCCGAGGACGGCGCCGCGCTCTACGACGAGGACGTGGAGAAGCAGGCCGCCCAGCTCGGTCTCGACTGGTAG
- a CDS encoding carbohydrate ABC transporter permease, translating to MTATATPPTAKTTPPPRTNGKPKRRTMKSAYPLWFYIPAGILFTVLFLVPTISSFYFSLTRWSIFDVEFIGFENYVQFFREPALVQGFINTFIFGFMTSGLKVILGLLLGVLLTSSVIGRGYLRSVVFFPVLVSVIGVGFTFRALMDPFDGAINAVLGWFGIDGPGWLTDPALALYSVALVDVWRGVGLATLIYIAGIVGIPQEYYEAARVDGANAWHSFRHITLPLSWPATSTVVLLSLIGGLRSFDLIWAMTRGGPGFTSDVIASVIYKQYQAGFYGLSTAGNVILFLVVTAIVVPLSMWLRKREVEQ from the coding sequence ATGACCGCGACAGCGACGCCCCCGACGGCGAAGACCACCCCGCCCCCACGCACGAACGGCAAGCCGAAGCGGCGCACCATGAAGAGCGCCTACCCGCTCTGGTTCTACATCCCGGCCGGCATCCTCTTCACGGTGCTGTTCCTGGTCCCGACGATCTCGTCGTTCTACTTCAGCCTCACCCGGTGGTCGATCTTCGACGTCGAGTTCATCGGGTTCGAGAACTACGTGCAGTTCTTCCGCGAGCCGGCGCTCGTGCAGGGCTTCATCAACACCTTCATCTTCGGCTTCATGACCTCGGGCCTGAAGGTCATCCTCGGCCTCCTGCTCGGCGTGCTGCTCACCTCGAGCGTCATCGGCCGCGGGTACCTCCGCTCGGTCGTCTTCTTCCCGGTGCTGGTCTCGGTGATCGGCGTCGGCTTCACGTTCCGCGCATTGATGGACCCGTTCGACGGCGCCATCAACGCTGTGCTCGGGTGGTTCGGCATCGACGGCCCCGGCTGGCTCACCGACCCGGCGCTGGCGCTCTACTCGGTCGCCCTCGTCGACGTCTGGCGCGGCGTGGGCCTCGCGACCCTCATCTACATCGCCGGCATCGTCGGCATCCCGCAGGAGTACTACGAGGCCGCACGCGTCGACGGCGCGAACGCCTGGCACAGCTTCCGGCACATCACGCTGCCGCTGTCGTGGCCGGCGACCAGCACGGTCGTGCTGCTGTCGCTCATCGGCGGCCTCCGGTCGTTCGACCTCATCTGGGCGATGACGAGAGGCGGACCGGGCTTCACGAGCGACGTCATCGCGTCGGTCATCTACAAGCAGTACCAGGCCGGGTTCTACGGCCTCTCCACGGCGGGCAACGTGATCCTGTTCCTCGTCGTCACCGCGATCGTCGTGCCGCTCAGTATGTGGCTCCGGAAGAGGGAGGTCGAGCAGTGA
- a CDS encoding carbohydrate ABC transporter permease: MSETRVVTTQVAEGQKPMKIRRRRPMTWRAKLQRYGMGSLAILASIVVFLLPFLFILFQAGKERQEASLFAFAPPEQWMLWENFIAVLETRNYMVVTAFWNSIVLTIAAVSIMVILGSMVGYVLQRRKSRWNPLVMLFVLAGLIIPPAVVPTVWVMQSLELYGTLIGLILIEVTFGLAFTVLLIRAFVAAIPRELDEAAIIDGAGSMRLFFTVIFPLLRGVIVTVIVVQAVTVFNTFVNALYFLPGEPTVQLTLYNFLSQSGNQWNLLFMNILIITIPPLILYIFFNRQIVAGMTSGAVKG; this comes from the coding sequence GTGAGCGAGACGCGCGTCGTCACGACCCAGGTCGCCGAGGGCCAGAAGCCGATGAAGATCCGCAGGCGGCGTCCCATGACCTGGAGGGCCAAGCTGCAGCGGTACGGCATGGGGTCGCTCGCGATCCTCGCCTCGATCGTCGTGTTCCTGCTGCCGTTCCTGTTCATCCTGTTCCAGGCCGGGAAGGAGCGCCAGGAGGCGTCGCTGTTCGCGTTCGCACCGCCCGAGCAGTGGATGCTCTGGGAGAACTTCATCGCGGTGCTCGAGACGCGCAACTACATGGTGGTCACCGCGTTCTGGAACTCGATCGTGCTGACGATCGCCGCCGTCTCGATCATGGTGATCCTCGGCTCGATGGTCGGCTACGTGCTGCAGCGCCGGAAGTCGCGCTGGAACCCGCTGGTCATGCTGTTCGTGCTCGCCGGACTGATCATCCCGCCGGCCGTGGTGCCCACGGTCTGGGTGATGCAGTCGCTCGAGCTCTACGGCACGCTGATCGGCCTGATCCTCATCGAGGTCACCTTCGGGCTCGCGTTCACGGTGCTGCTGATCCGCGCGTTCGTCGCCGCGATCCCGCGGGAGCTCGACGAGGCCGCCATCATCGACGGCGCCGGGTCGATGCGCCTGTTCTTCACGGTGATCTTCCCGCTGCTGCGCGGCGTGATCGTGACCGTGATCGTGGTGCAGGCGGTCACGGTGTTCAACACGTTCGTGAACGCCCTGTACTTCCTCCCCGGCGAGCCGACCGTGCAGCTCACGCTGTACAACTTCCTCTCGCAGTCGGGCAACCAGTGGAACCTGCTGTTCATGAACATCCTGATCATCACGATCCCGCCACTGATCCTCTACATCTTCTTCAACCGGCAGATCGTGGCGGGCATGACGAGCGGCGCCGTCAAGGGGTGA
- a CDS encoding LacI family DNA-binding transcriptional regulator, with product MAVSVRDVALAASVSVGTVSNVLNRPDKVAPATVERVLAAIQDLGFVRNDAARQLRAGRSRSIGLVVLDVRNPFFTDIARGAEDRASEDGMNVLLGNSDEKLARETSYLDSFEEQRVHGLVVSPLDEDLTRFARLAERGTPVVLVDRESPEESLSSVAVDDVEGGALAVEHLLSIGRRRIAFVGGPQGIRQVADRLEGARKAIAQVPDASLEVVATTSLSVLEGRRAGEALRERAAADRPDAVFAANDLLATGVLQALVMMGGLAVPDDVALIGYDDIDFAQAAVVPLSSIRQPAVLMGYTAVDLLMRETSDAASGAAPERQHVVFRPELVVRESTGGGS from the coding sequence ATGGCGGTGAGCGTGCGCGACGTGGCCCTCGCGGCATCCGTGTCGGTCGGCACCGTCTCGAACGTGCTCAACCGGCCCGACAAGGTCGCGCCGGCGACCGTCGAGCGCGTGCTCGCCGCGATCCAGGACCTCGGGTTCGTGCGCAACGACGCGGCCCGCCAGCTGCGCGCCGGCCGCAGCCGCAGCATCGGCCTCGTCGTGCTCGACGTGCGCAATCCGTTCTTCACCGACATCGCCCGCGGCGCCGAGGACCGCGCGTCCGAGGACGGCATGAACGTGCTGCTCGGCAACTCCGACGAGAAGCTCGCGCGCGAGACGAGCTACCTCGACTCGTTCGAGGAGCAGCGGGTGCACGGCCTCGTCGTGTCGCCGCTCGACGAGGACCTCACGCGCTTCGCACGGCTCGCCGAGCGCGGCACGCCCGTCGTGCTGGTGGACCGCGAGTCGCCCGAGGAGTCGCTGTCGTCCGTCGCCGTCGACGACGTCGAGGGCGGTGCGCTCGCCGTCGAGCACCTGCTGTCGATCGGGCGCCGGCGCATCGCGTTCGTGGGCGGCCCGCAGGGCATCCGCCAGGTCGCGGATCGCCTCGAGGGCGCGCGCAAGGCGATCGCGCAGGTGCCGGATGCCTCGCTCGAGGTCGTCGCGACGACCTCGCTCTCCGTGCTGGAGGGGCGCCGGGCGGGCGAGGCGCTGCGCGAGCGCGCTGCCGCCGACCGGCCCGACGCGGTGTTCGCCGCCAACGACCTGCTCGCGACGGGCGTGCTGCAGGCGCTCGTGATGATGGGCGGCCTCGCGGTGCCCGACGACGTAGCGCTGATCGGCTACGACGACATCGACTTCGCGCAGGCGGCGGTCGTGCCGCTGAGCTCCATCCGCCAGCCCGCCGTGCTGATGGGCTACACCGCGGTCGACCTGCTCATGCGCGAGACGTCCGATGCCGCGTCCGGCGCCGCGCCCGAGCGCCAGCATGTCGTGTTCCGGCCCGAACTCGTGGTGCGTGAGTCGACCGGCGGCGGTTCCTGA
- a CDS encoding L-rhamnose mutarotase yields MSSSTPAPQRVCFQLQVHPDRLEEYTRRHAAVWPEMLQAIADAGRRNYSLFLRPDGLLIGYYETDDDEAAQRALAADPRTAAWEAEMAPFFVALDGARPDQGAPQLTEVFNLEDQLAALDDEPGPTPPA; encoded by the coding sequence ATGAGCAGCAGCACCCCGGCGCCGCAGCGCGTGTGCTTCCAGCTCCAGGTGCACCCCGATCGCCTCGAGGAGTACACCCGCCGCCACGCGGCCGTCTGGCCCGAGATGCTCCAGGCGATCGCCGACGCCGGGCGTCGCAACTACTCGCTCTTCCTCCGCCCCGACGGGCTCCTCATCGGCTACTACGAGACCGACGACGACGAGGCCGCCCAGCGCGCGCTCGCCGCCGACCCGCGCACCGCGGCGTGGGAGGCCGAGATGGCCCCGTTCTTCGTGGCGCTCGACGGCGCCCGTCCCGACCAGGGCGCCCCCCAACTGACCGAGGTCTTCAATCTCGAGGACCAACTCGCCGCGCTCGACGACGAGCCCGGCCCGACCCCGCCGGCGTGA
- a CDS encoding nucleotidyltransferase domain-containing protein, with the protein MEHQERALAAFVADQRAAGDATGVVVVGSVARGTEREDSDVDVYLVVPDRDFRQALADNRVAWVERHDVDYPGGYVDVKLTCPWYLAEAARRGDDPTRASFEGARVAWSRDPGLGRAIDAVARLDDAEWDRRVASHLAQVRIHGGYFLEQSVAFGDDFLRSHATTHLTLAVGRLALAKARRFLRGPKYVTAAMADLPVPGDVAAAWHETVGTGSPEASARLVAAVEAWTGDMLPAESTLSTFIRDNELAWLRGTLPAEYA; encoded by the coding sequence ATGGAACACCAGGAACGGGCGCTCGCCGCCTTCGTCGCCGACCAGCGCGCGGCGGGGGACGCCACCGGGGTCGTCGTGGTCGGCTCGGTCGCGCGGGGCACCGAGCGCGAGGACTCCGACGTGGACGTGTACCTCGTCGTGCCCGACCGCGACTTCCGGCAGGCGCTCGCCGACAACCGCGTCGCGTGGGTCGAGCGCCACGACGTCGACTACCCGGGCGGGTACGTCGACGTGAAGCTCACGTGCCCGTGGTACCTGGCCGAGGCCGCCCGCCGCGGCGACGACCCGACGCGGGCGTCGTTCGAGGGTGCCCGCGTCGCCTGGTCGCGCGACCCGGGCCTGGGCCGGGCGATCGATGCGGTCGCCCGGCTCGATGACGCCGAGTGGGACCGGCGCGTCGCCTCGCATCTGGCGCAGGTGCGTATCCACGGCGGCTACTTCCTCGAGCAGTCCGTCGCGTTCGGCGACGACTTCCTGCGGTCGCATGCGACGACCCACCTGACGCTGGCCGTCGGGCGGCTGGCGCTCGCGAAGGCGCGACGATTCCTGCGCGGCCCGAAGTACGTCACGGCCGCGATGGCCGACCTGCCCGTGCCCGGCGACGTGGCCGCAGCCTGGCACGAGACGGTCGGGACGGGCTCGCCGGAGGCATCCGCCCGCCTCGTCGCCGCCGTCGAGGCGTGGACCGGCGACATGCTGCCGGCCGAGTCCACGCTCTCGACGTTCATCCGCGACAACGAGCTGGCGTGGCTCCGGGGCACGCTTCCCGCGGAGTACGCCTGA
- a CDS encoding FadR/GntR family transcriptional regulator produces MPVFRDDAPAEITAALQALPARSAVSVVAERLLELFTSGSIAAGTRLPPERQLAATLEVGRSAVREALAALEILGIVDVRPGSGTYLRGTASELLPQTLSWGMLIGEQRTAELLEVRSGLEIYVARLAAERLTDEELARLAEHLDEMADATDDLHAFVAADLAFHQDLARAAGNTVLLDLLQIVRSLLRVWVDRAVQDPDHAAIALREHRAVHDALAARDADRAASAMAAHMATASARLQSATA; encoded by the coding sequence ATGCCCGTCTTCCGCGACGACGCGCCTGCGGAGATCACCGCGGCACTGCAGGCACTGCCCGCGCGATCGGCCGTCTCGGTCGTCGCCGAACGCCTGCTCGAGCTCTTCACGAGCGGATCGATCGCCGCCGGCACCCGCCTGCCCCCGGAGCGCCAGCTCGCCGCCACCCTCGAGGTCGGCCGCTCGGCCGTGCGCGAGGCGCTCGCGGCGCTCGAGATCCTCGGCATCGTCGACGTGCGGCCCGGCTCGGGCACCTACCTGCGCGGCACCGCGAGCGAGCTGCTGCCCCAGACCCTCAGCTGGGGCATGCTCATCGGCGAGCAGCGCACCGCCGAGCTGCTCGAGGTGCGCTCGGGCCTCGAGATCTACGTGGCCCGCCTCGCCGCCGAGCGGCTGACCGACGAGGAGCTCGCACGCCTCGCCGAGCACCTCGATGAGATGGCCGATGCCACCGACGACCTGCACGCGTTCGTCGCCGCGGACCTCGCGTTCCACCAGGACCTCGCGCGCGCCGCCGGCAACACCGTGCTGCTCGACCTGCTGCAGATCGTGCGCTCGCTGCTGCGCGTCTGGGTCGACCGTGCGGTGCAGGACCCGGACCACGCCGCCATCGCGCTGCGCGAGCACCGGGCCGTGCACGACGCGCTCGCGGCGCGCGACGCCGACCGCGCGGCATCCGCCATGGCCGCCCACATGGCGACCGCCTCGGCGCGCCTGCAGTCCGCGACCGCCTGA
- a CDS encoding dienelactone hydrolase family protein has protein sequence MTDTALRRGGIGLAALADYLDDRPLHRPGDEGAAALAEVLGVPAHGPTSARDTGGWRTDGLRGGALEWDAGYGAPTEAWWVAPEGEGPFPTVVLLHAHGGVTHVGGRPMIDVPGDDGRVRGARERLYSGLGVGNAFAQAGFAAIAFDTFGWGSRRVRLRPGTATAPLLAALEATDAANGIRLDEPAAGDRETSVLEPSLARAASLLGTSFAGLVAHDDLVALDAVRALPMVDADRLSLFGYSGGGARAAYLAALDGGFDAVVVACMMTTWRALVPDHVEAHSWLVNSPGLPRHAELHELLAAPLRPRRLVQYGLHDDLFPEAGMRDAHARLEASGADYRGSFHDSGHALTPAMLAEAVAFVGDGEAPR, from the coding sequence GTGACCGACACCGCGCTGCGGCGCGGTGGCATCGGACTCGCCGCGCTGGCCGACTACCTCGACGACCGGCCGCTCCACCGGCCGGGCGACGAGGGGGCGGCGGCGCTCGCCGAGGTGCTCGGCGTGCCCGCGCACGGGCCGACGAGCGCACGCGACACCGGCGGCTGGCGCACCGACGGGCTGCGCGGCGGCGCGCTCGAGTGGGACGCGGGGTACGGCGCGCCGACCGAGGCGTGGTGGGTCGCGCCGGAGGGCGAGGGGCCGTTCCCGACGGTCGTGCTGCTGCACGCGCATGGCGGGGTCACGCACGTCGGCGGCCGGCCGATGATCGACGTCCCGGGCGACGACGGCCGCGTCCGGGGGGCGCGCGAGCGCCTCTACTCGGGGCTCGGCGTCGGCAACGCGTTCGCGCAGGCCGGGTTCGCGGCGATCGCCTTCGACACCTTCGGGTGGGGCTCCCGTCGCGTCCGCCTGCGGCCGGGCACCGCGACGGCACCGCTCCTCGCGGCGCTCGAGGCGACGGATGCCGCGAACGGCATACGGCTCGACGAGCCCGCGGCAGGCGACCGCGAGACATCCGTGCTCGAACCCAGCCTCGCCCGTGCCGCCTCCCTGCTCGGCACGTCGTTCGCGGGCCTCGTGGCGCACGACGACCTCGTCGCGCTCGATGCGGTGCGCGCGCTGCCCATGGTCGACGCCGACCGCCTCTCGCTGTTCGGCTACTCCGGTGGCGGGGCGCGGGCGGCGTACCTGGCCGCGCTCGACGGCGGGTTCGACGCCGTCGTCGTCGCCTGCATGATGACGACGTGGCGCGCCCTCGTGCCCGACCACGTCGAGGCCCACTCCTGGCTCGTCAACAGTCCCGGACTCCCGCGCCACGCCGAGCTGCACGAACTGCTCGCCGCGCCGCTACGCCCACGGCGGCTCGTGCAGTACGGGCTGCACGACGACCTGTTCCCCGAGGCGGGCATGCGCGACGCGCACGCGCGGCTCGAGGCATCCGGTGCCGACTACCGCGGCAGCTTCCACGACTCGGGGCATGCGCTCACGCCCGCGATGCTCGCCGAGGCCGTCGCGTTCGTCGGCGACGGGGAGGCGCCGCGATGA
- a CDS encoding alpha-L-rhamnosidase, giving the protein MSDPRTVRVDAGAPRGSDIVASARPRLSWATETDAPGWLQSAAELELRRGDDVETSSVAGRDSVDVPWPFAPLAPREHVELRVRTTGADGATSPWSEPRGIRAGFLADGEWDAAPIAHAAPDGPAQPVLLRTEFALDAGVAAATLYATALGAYQVAINGTDVDEQVLKPGWTPYRERLIHETTDVTGLLRDGANAIGVRLAGAWATEEYGFRDHARRVYGEQPAFAALLVVEYDDGSELRVRTGPGAWSSHPSPVTASGIYAGESHDARRELPGWSEPGFDASAWTPAAPGPELVVPEARTSPFVRRIEELPVAEVITTPSGATVLDFGQNLVGRLRITVRGAAGDTVMLRHAEVLEHGELGVRPLRAAEATDHYTLAGAGEETWEPEFTFHGFRYAEVSGWPGEFDPADVTAVVIHSDMERTGWFDTSHDLVRQLHENVVWGLRGNFLYLPTDCPQRDERLGWTGDIEVFAPTASFLYDVRGFLDSWLVDLAIEQVDGVVPFVVPNVLDADPTPAAAWGDAATVVPWVLAERFGDEEVLARQYPSMVAWTEAILAIAGDRRLWEGRFQFGDWLDPDAPPENPFKAKTDTDIVASAYLFRSVDLVARAAERLGHAADAERFGRLREEVREAFLAEYVTPSGRMVSDAQTGYAVAIEFGIAHDAQRDALGARLAELSRRGGYLIGTGFVGTPIIADALSSTGHVDTARRLLTATGNPSWLYPVTMGATTIWERWDSMLPDGSINPGEMTSFNHYALGAIADWMHRVLAGLAPAADGYRALRIAPTPLEGFDHASAEHLTPYGTARVAWRREGDDVAIEATVPPNTTATVHLPGAHDEVEIGSGVHAWRVPAPASPPSPGVVSLESPLADIVDDPEAYAALAGALDGGEPGSSAPMLRSIAWVPGRDLGEAIRMRTTAVQFDAVAAALGELNRERGLAG; this is encoded by the coding sequence ATGAGCGACCCCCGTACCGTACGCGTCGACGCAGGGGCCCCGCGCGGCAGCGACATCGTCGCGTCCGCCCGGCCCCGCCTCTCCTGGGCGACCGAGACGGACGCCCCCGGCTGGCTCCAGTCCGCGGCCGAACTCGAGCTCCGCCGGGGCGACGACGTCGAGACGTCGTCGGTCGCCGGCCGGGACTCGGTCGACGTGCCCTGGCCGTTCGCGCCGCTGGCACCTCGCGAGCACGTGGAGCTGCGGGTGCGCACCACGGGTGCCGACGGGGCGACCTCACCCTGGAGCGAGCCCCGCGGCATCCGAGCCGGCTTCCTCGCCGACGGGGAGTGGGATGCCGCGCCCATCGCCCACGCGGCCCCCGACGGCCCCGCGCAGCCGGTGCTGCTGCGCACCGAGTTCGCACTCGACGCCGGCGTGGCAGCCGCCACCCTCTACGCCACCGCGCTCGGTGCGTACCAGGTCGCGATCAACGGCACCGACGTCGACGAGCAGGTGCTGAAGCCCGGCTGGACGCCGTACCGCGAGCGGCTCATCCACGAGACGACGGATGTCACGGGGCTGCTGCGCGACGGTGCCAACGCCATCGGCGTGCGGCTCGCCGGCGCCTGGGCGACCGAGGAGTACGGGTTCCGCGACCACGCCCGCCGCGTCTACGGCGAGCAGCCCGCGTTCGCGGCCCTCCTGGTGGTCGAGTACGACGACGGCAGCGAGCTGCGCGTGCGCACCGGGCCGGGCGCCTGGTCGTCGCATCCGTCGCCCGTGACCGCGAGCGGCATCTACGCGGGGGAGTCGCACGACGCCCGACGCGAGCTGCCGGGCTGGTCGGAGCCCGGGTTCGACGCGTCGGCGTGGACGCCTGCCGCGCCCGGCCCCGAGCTGGTCGTACCCGAGGCGCGCACCTCGCCCTTCGTCCGCCGCATCGAGGAACTCCCCGTCGCCGAGGTGATCACGACGCCCTCGGGCGCGACCGTGCTCGACTTCGGCCAGAACCTGGTCGGCCGCCTGCGCATCACGGTGCGCGGCGCGGCGGGCGACACGGTGATGCTGCGCCACGCCGAGGTGCTCGAGCACGGCGAGCTCGGCGTGCGGCCGCTCCGCGCGGCCGAGGCCACCGACCACTACACGCTGGCGGGTGCCGGCGAGGAGACCTGGGAGCCCGAGTTCACCTTCCACGGCTTCCGCTACGCCGAGGTCTCCGGCTGGCCGGGCGAGTTCGACCCGGCCGACGTCACCGCGGTCGTGATCCACAGCGACATGGAGCGCACCGGGTGGTTCGACACCTCGCACGACCTCGTGCGGCAGCTGCACGAGAACGTCGTCTGGGGCCTGCGCGGCAACTTCCTGTACCTGCCGACCGACTGCCCGCAGCGCGACGAGCGCCTGGGCTGGACCGGCGATATCGAGGTCTTCGCGCCCACCGCGAGCTTCCTCTACGACGTGCGCGGGTTCCTCGACTCGTGGCTCGTCGACCTCGCCATCGAGCAGGTCGACGGCGTCGTGCCCTTCGTGGTGCCGAACGTGCTCGACGCCGACCCGACCCCCGCCGCGGCGTGGGGCGACGCGGCGACCGTCGTGCCGTGGGTGCTGGCCGAGCGCTTCGGCGACGAGGAGGTGCTCGCGCGCCAGTACCCGAGCATGGTCGCGTGGACCGAGGCGATCCTCGCGATCGCGGGCGACCGGCGGCTGTGGGAGGGCAGGTTCCAGTTCGGCGACTGGCTCGACCCGGATGCCCCGCCCGAGAACCCGTTCAAGGCGAAGACCGACACCGACATCGTCGCGAGCGCCTACCTGTTCCGGTCGGTCGACCTCGTCGCGCGCGCGGCGGAGCGCCTCGGGCATGCGGCCGATGCCGAGCGGTTCGGCCGGCTGCGCGAGGAGGTGCGCGAGGCGTTCCTCGCCGAGTACGTGACGCCGTCGGGCCGCATGGTGTCCGACGCGCAGACCGGCTACGCCGTGGCCATCGAGTTCGGCATCGCCCACGACGCGCAGCGCGACGCGCTGGGGGCTCGCCTGGCCGAGCTCTCCCGCCGCGGCGGGTACCTCATCGGCACGGGCTTCGTGGGCACGCCGATCATCGCCGACGCCCTCAGCAGCACCGGGCACGTCGACACCGCACGTCGGCTGCTCACCGCGACCGGCAACCCCTCGTGGCTGTACCCGGTCACCATGGGCGCGACCACGATCTGGGAGCGCTGGGACTCGATGCTGCCCGACGGGTCGATCAACCCCGGCGAGATGACCTCGTTCAACCACTACGCGCTCGGCGCGATCGCCGACTGGATGCACCGCGTGCTCGCCGGTCTCGCGCCCGCCGCCGACGGCTACCGCGCGCTGCGCATCGCGCCCACGCCGCTCGAGGGCTTCGACCACGCGTCGGCCGAGCATCTCACGCCGTACGGCACTGCCAGGGTGGCGTGGCGCCGCGAGGGCGACGACGTCGCGATCGAGGCGACCGTGCCGCCGAACACGACGGCGACCGTGCACCTCCCGGGTGCACACGACGAGGTCGAGATCGGCTCGGGCGTGCACGCGTGGCGGGTGCCGGCGCCGGCGAGCCCCCCGTCGCCGGGGGTGGTCTCGCTCGAGAGCCCGCTCGCGGACATCGTCGACGACCCGGAGGCGTATGCGGCGCTCGCCGGCGCGCTCGACGGCGGAGAGCCCGGCAGCTCGGCGCCGATGCTGCGCAGCATCGCCTGGGTTCCCGGCCGCGACCTCGGCGAGGCGATCCGCATGCGCACCACCGCCGTCCAGTTCGACGCGGTCGCGGCGGCGCTGGGCGAACTGAATCGCGAAAGGGGGCTGGCCGGGTGA